One window of Anaerolineales bacterium genomic DNA carries:
- a CDS encoding nitroreductase family deazaflavin-dependent oxidoreductase — protein MLDKRPNALLKFFFKIPLFMHKIGLGGWEKTIGAEWMLISTIGRKTGKRREAMVDVMDYDQAADTYYIEAAYGSRADWLKNIKVNPVFGAQVGRRRFKAQARELNPADTGEMLVRFFRRKPAYTRSVMTMVGMKFKNEDELREMGKNLTLLAVKSEKG, from the coding sequence ATGCTCGATAAGCGCCCCAATGCCTTGTTGAAGTTCTTCTTCAAAATCCCGCTTTTCATGCACAAGATCGGCTTGGGCGGCTGGGAAAAAACCATCGGGGCTGAATGGATGCTGATCTCAACCATAGGCCGGAAAACCGGCAAACGCCGCGAGGCAATGGTGGATGTGATGGATTACGATCAGGCCGCCGACACGTATTACATCGAAGCCGCTTATGGTTCCCGTGCCGATTGGTTGAAAAACATCAAGGTCAACCCTGTCTTCGGTGCTCAGGTCGGCAGGAGAAGGTTCAAAGCGCAGGCGCGGGAACTAAACCCGGCGGATACCGGCGAAATGCTCGTCCGCTTCTTTCGGCGCAAACCTGCCTACACCCGATCCGTCATGACAATGGTCGGCATGAAGTTCAAAAACGAAGATGAATTGAGAGAGATGGGGAAAAACCTTACCCTGCTGGCCGTCAAGTCGGAAAAAGGATAA
- a CDS encoding biotin/lipoyl-binding protein: MKYVTTIEGKEFQIEIVDEHHVRVGDRLLAVNFESVSGQPVYSLILDGKSFESYVSPGDEDWQVLLRGHLFQVKVEDEREKRLKAAAGGGLAEGGEFQLRAPMPGLVVAIPVAEGEEIKKGQVMVILESMKMQNELKAPRDGKVDRIRVKPGESVEQKQTLLSLH; the protein is encoded by the coding sequence ATGAAATATGTGACGACAATCGAAGGCAAGGAATTCCAGATCGAGATCGTGGATGAGCATCACGTGCGCGTGGGCGACCGCCTGCTGGCTGTGAATTTCGAATCGGTCAGCGGGCAGCCCGTCTATTCGCTGATCCTCGACGGAAAATCATTCGAGTCCTATGTATCCCCCGGCGATGAAGATTGGCAGGTGCTTCTGCGCGGGCATCTCTTTCAGGTAAAGGTCGAGGATGAACGGGAGAAACGGCTCAAAGCGGCGGCTGGAGGCGGTCTCGCAGAAGGAGGCGAGTTCCAACTCAGAGCGCCTATGCCCGGGCTGGTGGTTGCGATTCCGGTGGCTGAAGGCGAGGAGATCAAGAAAGGGCAGGTCATGGTCATTCTAGAATCCATGAAGATGCAGAATGAATTGAAAGCACCGCGCGACGGCAAGGTGGACCGCATCCGCGTGAAGCCCGGCGAAAGCGTCGAGCAAAAACAAACATTGTTGAGCCTGCACTAA
- the cyaB gene encoding class IV adenylate cyclase: MNGRETEVKFYVRDLKRIEMRLLELEARLIQERIHEINYRFDDSNGGLRKTGKVLRLRKDLEAKFTFKGPGEVGGDGILSRKEIEFSVESFDGALEFLESLGFTPILFYEKFRATYELDGVHIMLDELPYGSFVEIEGEDVSALREIAGLLGLNWEAIVRAGYHVLFDRVAEKYQLDPSQLSFEALKNVHIAGDDMSIIPAD; this comes from the coding sequence ATGAACGGACGGGAAACCGAAGTCAAGTTTTACGTGCGAGATCTGAAACGCATCGAAATGCGCCTTCTTGAATTGGAGGCGCGTTTGATTCAAGAAAGGATACACGAGATCAATTACCGCTTCGACGATTCGAATGGCGGACTCAGAAAAACAGGAAAGGTCCTGCGGCTGCGAAAGGATTTGGAAGCAAAGTTCACCTTCAAGGGACCGGGGGAGGTAGGCGGTGATGGTATTCTCAGCCGCAAGGAAATCGAATTTTCCGTCGAAAGTTTCGATGGGGCATTGGAATTTCTGGAATCGCTTGGTTTTACACCGATATTGTTCTATGAAAAATTTCGCGCGACCTACGAACTGGACGGCGTCCACATCATGCTCGATGAGTTGCCATATGGCAGTTTCGTCGAGATCGAAGGCGAGGATGTCTCTGCGCTGCGTGAAATTGCCGGTTTGCTGGGTCTGAACTGGGAGGCCATTGTCAGGGCAGGCTATCACGTTCTATTCGATAGGGTAGCGGAAAAATATCAACTTGATCCAAGTCAGTTGAGTTTTGAAGCGCTCAAAAATGTCCACATCGCCGGGGATGATATGTCCATCATTCCAGCGGATTAA
- a CDS encoding saccharopine dehydrogenase NADP-binding domain-containing protein, protein MANILILGGYGYTGKLLAKHLLTYTDANIIVSGRNLDKAQSFMEELNDPRTSARQADAADYKNLTEALQGVNLCLVAAPTSHHADTVIRACIDAHVDYLDVQFATNKLKALFAAEEEIKKAGLCFITEAGYHPGLPAALIRYAASKLDIFESAVTAGYLNMKDIPYSEAVDELMEAFLDYQAQIYINGAWTKPTSWNMRDFDFGKAIGKRACYSMFFEELRKIPQMFPTLKETGFYISGANWLSDLVVTPIVFLGLKFAPKRGIRPLGKLMWWAMGKSKPPYLVALKVEGKGQKDGRQMQVDIQVSHPDGYELTAIPVVAYLRQYLDGSARPVGVHMMGHVADPIRLFMDLQMMGVAVIESCDRSPT, encoded by the coding sequence ATGGCAAACATATTGATTTTGGGTGGCTACGGATACACAGGGAAATTACTAGCCAAACACCTGCTTACATATACAGACGCAAACATCATCGTATCCGGACGCAATTTGGATAAAGCCCAATCCTTCATGGAAGAATTGAACGATCCGCGCACATCGGCCAGACAGGCAGACGCAGCCGACTACAAAAACTTGACCGAGGCGCTTCAAGGCGTGAACTTGTGTTTGGTCGCCGCCCCGACCTCTCACCACGCCGATACGGTCATCCGCGCCTGTATCGACGCGCATGTGGATTATCTCGATGTGCAATTCGCAACGAATAAACTAAAAGCTCTGTTTGCCGCGGAAGAGGAAATCAAAAAAGCGGGGTTGTGTTTCATCACAGAAGCCGGCTATCACCCCGGGCTCCCTGCCGCGCTCATCCGTTACGCGGCGTCCAAACTCGACATCTTCGAATCTGCGGTCACGGCGGGATATCTCAATATGAAAGATATCCCTTATTCCGAGGCGGTGGACGAACTGATGGAGGCATTCCTTGACTACCAGGCTCAAATCTACATCAACGGCGCATGGACAAAACCCACTTCATGGAACATGCGGGATTTCGATTTCGGCAAAGCCATAGGCAAACGCGCATGCTACTCGATGTTTTTCGAGGAACTGCGCAAAATTCCGCAGATGTTCCCGACCCTGAAAGAAACCGGGTTTTACATTTCAGGCGCGAATTGGCTATCCGACCTCGTGGTCACCCCGATTGTATTTCTTGGCTTGAAGTTCGCGCCGAAACGCGGCATCCGTCCGCTTGGGAAACTGATGTGGTGGGCAATGGGAAAATCGAAACCCCCGTATCTTGTCGCATTGAAGGTGGAGGGAAAAGGACAAAAAGATGGCAGACAAATGCAGGTCGATATTCAAGTCTCCCACCCCGATGGATATGAATTAACCGCCATTCCTGTTGTCGCCTATTTGCGCCAATATCTCGACGGGTCAGCCCGCCCTGTTGGCGTTCACATGATGGGTCATGTTGCCGATCCCATCCGCCTGTTCATGGATTTGCAAATGATGGGCGTGGCTGTTATCGAATCCTGTGATCGGTCTCCCACGTGA
- a CDS encoding isoprenylcysteine carboxylmethyltransferase family protein, with the protein MRIDGFDKLARHVPELNSTGGSAKIAAYFIGVFTLTTIYFILTDQIPTWTLDSQIVVMALGYLILSRFFTQKKKLIEKHGENAYRHAFGKYALPGLAIIFAALAHIAYMNGPKFTQPLIAAIFNWAGWIFIIIGAILAARSVYTFGLDNVTMVYVYHPEQGQIVRTSIYSIIRHPVYGGVLRLAIGMALLNGGIYPITFILILPLLVFGWLRLVEEKELIERVPEYAEYRKRVPAFFPYPNQLSVFFRFLITGK; encoded by the coding sequence ATGCGCATCGATGGCTTCGACAAGCTGGCCCGGCATGTCCCCGAGCTAAACTCCACAGGCGGGAGCGCTAAGATAGCCGCATATTTCATCGGCGTTTTTACGCTCACGACGATCTATTTCATCCTCACAGACCAAATCCCCACCTGGACGCTCGACAGCCAGATCGTCGTCATGGCGTTGGGATATCTCATCCTCAGCCGCTTCTTCACCCAAAAGAAAAAACTCATCGAAAAACACGGGGAGAATGCCTACCGCCACGCCTTCGGCAAATACGCCCTACCCGGGCTTGCGATCATCTTTGCCGCTCTTGCTCATATTGCTTATATGAACGGACCCAAGTTCACCCAGCCTTTAATCGCCGCTATTTTCAACTGGGCAGGCTGGATATTTATCATCATCGGCGCGATATTGGCGGCTCGATCTGTTTACACCTTTGGCCTGGATAATGTCACCATGGTTTATGTTTATCATCCAGAGCAGGGTCAAATCGTCCGTACCAGCATATACAGCATCATCCGTCATCCCGTCTACGGCGGAGTATTGCGCCTTGCCATTGGAATGGCTTTGCTTAACGGGGGCATCTATCCCATCACATTCATTCTAATTCTGCCATTGCTCGTGTTTGGCTGGCTGAGACTGGTGGAAGAAAAGGAATTGATCGAGCGCGTCCCGGAGTATGCTGAGTATCGAAAGCGCGTCCCCGCCTTCTTTCCATATCCAAATCAACTATCCGTTTTTTTCAGATTCCTGATTACTGGAAAATGA
- the murI gene encoding glutamate racemase, producing MSTFEHPIGIFDSGVGGLSVLREIRASMPFENIIYLGDQGHVPYGPRPMEQIQSFSEGITRYLLGRESKIVVVACNTASAAALNILRQNFPDVQFVGMEPAVKPAAEKTLTGKVGVLATPATFQGALYASVVERFANGVELYQDTCNGLVQQIENGNLSGDETRRILENALHPMQEKDIDTVVLGCTHYPFVIPLIKEIVGENVRVIDPAPAVARQVKRLLEARGAENKHGGGVRFVTSGEADKFKSNLRILLGVEADVETVTWETDHRIR from the coding sequence ATGTCAACATTTGAACACCCGATCGGTATCTTCGATTCCGGAGTAGGAGGTCTATCCGTCCTGCGCGAAATCAGGGCGTCGATGCCTTTTGAAAATATTATCTACCTCGGCGATCAGGGGCACGTCCCGTACGGTCCACGCCCGATGGAGCAGATCCAGTCATTCTCCGAAGGGATAACGCGATATTTACTGGGGCGGGAATCCAAGATCGTCGTCGTTGCGTGTAATACGGCATCTGCGGCCGCGCTGAATATTTTGCGCCAGAATTTCCCGGACGTGCAATTCGTGGGCATGGAGCCCGCGGTCAAACCTGCGGCGGAAAAGACCCTGACGGGCAAAGTAGGAGTACTGGCAACACCCGCCACATTTCAAGGTGCCCTATATGCATCCGTCGTGGAGAGATTTGCGAACGGCGTTGAACTCTATCAAGACACTTGCAATGGATTGGTCCAGCAGATCGAGAACGGGAATTTGAGCGGGGATGAAACCAGGAGGATCTTAGAGAATGCCTTACACCCCATGCAGGAAAAAGACATCGATACCGTTGTGTTGGGATGCACGCATTATCCGTTTGTCATTCCATTGATCAAAGAGATCGTGGGGGAAAATGTGCGGGTGATTGACCCGGCCCCCGCAGTGGCGAGACAGGTGAAACGTCTGCTCGAAGCGCGAGGCGCGGAAAACAAGCACGGGGGGGGAGTCCGTTTTGTCACATCGGGAGAGGCGGATAAGTTTAAATCCAATTTGAGAATATTGCTCGGGGTCGAAGCCGATGTCGAAACGGTCACGTGGGAGACCGATCACAGGATTCGATAA